One Ornithinicoccus hortensis genomic window, CGCACACTGGGTCGCTCCGGCCGCCGGGAGAGCTGGATGGATTCCCAGGCGGGGATGTCGGGCAGGTCGTCGCGCGGGGGCACCTCGGGCACCGGGAAACCGCGGCGCGGGGCGAGGAGCACGGTGAGGGCCGCCGCGGCCAGGTCCCGCAGCCCCTCCGGCGGCACCACACCGTCGATCAGCCCGTGCGCGAAGAGGTTCTCCGAGGTCTGCACGCCGTCCGGGAAGGGCTCGCCGTGCAGCGCCTCGTACACCTTCGGGCCGAGGAAACCGACCAGCGCCCCCGGTTGGGCCACGGTGACGTGACCCAGCCCACCCCAGGAGGCGAGCACGCCACCGGTCGTGGGGTGCCGCAGGTAGACCAGGTAGGGCAGCCCCGCCGCCTTGTGGTCGTTGAGCGCCGCGGAGATCTTCACCATCTGCAGGAACGCGGTCGTGCCCTCCTGCATCCGGGTCCCGCCGGAGGCGGTCGCCGCCAGCAGTGGCAGGCCCTCGGCGGTCGCCCGCTCGACGGCCGACACCAGCCGTTCGGCCGCGGCGACCCCGATCGACCCGGCCAGGAAGGAGAAGTCGCAGGCCATGATCGCCACCCGGCGACCCTGGAGCAGCCCCTCCCCGGAGACGACGGACTCGTCCAGGCCGGACCGCTCGGCCGCCCGGGCCAGGCTGCCGGCATACGCCTCGTCCGCGTCCACCTGGATCGGGGCCCCGTCCCAGCGGACGAAGGTGCCAGGGTCCAGCGTGGTCGTGATCAGCTCGAGGGTGGCGTTCACGACTCGGCGAGCCACTGCCGGATCGACTCCCCGTCGGCGTCCAGTGCCGGGGGTGCGGAGTGGTCGCGCTTGGTGGTCTCCACCTCGGCGCCGTCCTCCACCCGGAAGGTCCGCAACGGCGGGCCGGGCAGGCTGATGGTGCCCAGCAGCGGGTGCTCCACGTCGATCAGCAGGCCCTGCGAGCGGGTCTGGTCCCACTCGTAGACCTCCTGCAGGGTGCGCACCCGACCCGCCGGCACCCCCGCCTGGGCGAGCCGGTCGAGCAGGTCCGCACCGTCCAGGTCGGCGAAGGCGTCCTCGATCACCTCGATGAGGCGGGGCCGGTTGGCGACCCGGTCCGGGTTGGTCGCCAGGCCGTCCATGGCCGGGTCCAGGTCGAAGGCGGCGCAGAACTTCTCCCACAGCGACTGGTTGGCCACGGCCACCTGGACCGCTCCGTCCCGGCAGCGGAAGAGGCCGTACGGCGCGATGGAGGGGTGGTGGTTGCCCTGGGCCGCCGGCACCTCACCGGCGACGGTCCACCGGGTGCCCTGGAAGGCATGGACCCCGACGACGCTGGCCAGCAGCGAGGTCCGGACCACCTGGCCCTTGCCGGTGCGGGCCCGCTCGAGCAGCGCGGAGACCACGCCGTACGCGCCGTACATCCCGGCCAGCACGTCCCCGATCGGGACGCCCACCCGCTGCGGGTCGTCCGGCCCGCTCCCGGTCAGGGACATCAGGCCGGCCTCGCCCTGGGCGATCTGGTCGTAGCCCGCGCGTCCCCCCTCGGGGCCGTCGTGGCCGAAGCCGGACACGGACAGCACGACCAGGCCGGGGTTGAGCTCGGCCAGCCGGGCGGTGGAGAACCCGAGGCGGTCGAGCACGCCCGGACGGAAGTTCTCCAGCAGCACGTCCGCCCGGGTGATGAGCTCGGTCAGCACCGCCCGGTCGTCCTCCCCCTTCAGGTCCAGCGCGATGGACTCCTTGTTGCGGTTGCAGGACAGGTAATAGGTGGCGACGTCACCCTCGTCGGTCGGCATGAACGGCGGCCCCCAACCCCGCGTGTCGTCCCCCTTGCCGGGCACCTCCACCTTGATCACCCGAGCCCCCAGGTCGGCGAGCATCATCGCCGCGTGCGGGCCCGCCAGGGCACGGGTGAGGTCGACGACGAGCGTGCCGGCCAGGGGACCTGTCGAGGTCTGGTTCATGCGCCATTTCTCCTTAGACGAGCGGATTGGCCTAGCCAATAGGACAATCCGCCTGGAAGTCAATATCCTGTGCCCATGATGGCCTCACCGACGGAGGAGCCGGACTCTGCCCTGTCCCGGATGCCGCGCCAGCGGCTCTACGAGCAGATCGTCCAGCAGTTGTTGCGCCACGTCGAGACCCGGGGCCTGGCTCCCGGGGACCGGCTCCCCCCGGAGCGCGACCTGGCGGCCACGCTCGGGGTCAGCCGCGCCTCGATCTCCCAGGCTCTGGTGGCCCTGGAGGTCCTCGGTGTCGTGTCGGTGCGGCACGGCGACGGCGCCATGCTGCTGGACCGGCGCAGCGAGCACCAGGTGCTCACCGCGCTGCGCAGCCACCAGGCGAGGCTCCCGGAGGTCATCGACGCCCGCGCGGCGATGGAGGGCACGCTGGCCCGGCTGGCGGCCGTTCGGCGCACGGACGCGGACCTCGCGGCGATCGACGCCGCCCTGGACAAGATGGAGGCGGACATCGACGCCGGTGCCCGCGGGGTGGACGGGGACAAGGCCTTCCACGCGGCCATCACCGCCGCCGGGCACTCCCCGCTGCTGGCCCGGCTGATGGCCGAGATCTCCGAGCTGATCCGGGAGACCCGCCTAGAGTCACTGGCCCAGCCGGGACGCCCCCGGGAGTCGCTGGCCGCCCACCGCCGGATCACCGAGGCGATCCGCGCCGGGGACGCCGACGGCGCCCGCGTGGCGATGGAGGACCACATCGCCCTGGTATCCGACGTCGCGCTGAACCGGGAGCACGACCCCGGCCCGCACCCCGAGGAGGACTGACCGTGGCCGGCTCCCACCTGGACGCGAACCTGGAGCTGCTGGCCGGCGAGACCCGTGCCCTGGTGGACACCGTCGCCGCGCTGCGCCCGGAGGACCTGGCCGCACCGACGCTGTGCCCCGGCTGGTCGAGGGCCCACGTCATCACCCACGTCGCCCGCAACGCCGACGCCCTGGACAACCTCTTGCACTGGGCCCGGACCGGCGAGCGCCGGGACGCCTACGGCTCCGAGGAGCAACGGGCCGCGGCCATCGAGGAGGGCGCCGGACGCGGACCGTCCGAGTTGCTCGCAGACCTGACCGACAGCGCGCAGCGGTTCGCCACGCACGCGGTCGACCTGCGCGGCCCCGCCGGTCAGGCGGAGGTGCTTACCCGCACCGGCACCCCGGTCCGCGGGGACCAGGTGCCCACCATGCGGCTGCTCGAGGTGGTCGTCCACCACGTCGACCTGCTCGCCGGCTACACCTTCGCCGACAGCGACCCGGGCTTCGTGCAGCGCACCCTGCGTCGCGCCGCCCGGACGGCGGGCGCCGGCGGACTCGACCTGCGGTTGCGGACCCCCGACGGCCAGGAGCTGCCCGTGGGGGCGGGCACCGGCCCGGTGGTCACCGGCAGTCCCGCGGACCTGCTGCTGTGGCTGGTCCGCGGGCGTGCGGAACGGCTGACCCACGACATACCGCTGCCGGACCCGCCACCCTTCGCCTGAGCGCCCCGTCACCGCTCGTGGGGGCCACCCACCCGATGCGGATGCAAAAATAGCCGGCATGAGTCTCGCCGAACGCGCCGACCACCTCACCCCACCACTGCCGGACTGGTCGGCATACGAGCCGACCGACGCCGACATCGACGACCTCGTGGCGTTGCTCCGCAGACACGAGAAGGAAGCCCGCGGCTGGCCTGGCGCGGACAGCGAGATGGTGGAGGCGGAGGTCGCCGGGCGGGGCGCGGACACCCGCAACCACCTCATGGTGCGCGACCCCGAGGGCGTCGCCCGGGGCTGGGTGAGCTGCCACGACCGGGCCCGCGGCCGCGTCCTGGTCGGCGTGACCGTGGACCCGAACCTGCCCGACGACCTGGCGGACCCGGTCGCGGCATGGTGCTTCGAGCGCGCCGAGGAGCTGGCGACGGTGATCGGGGTGGACCGCGGTCTGGAGCGGACCCAGATGGACTCCGGCGCGTTCGCCGACGACGACCGGCAGCCCCGGTGGCTGACCGCGGCCGGCTTCCGGCACGTCCGCGACTGGTGGCAGATGACCCGGCCGGTGGCGCCTGAGGAGGCGACCTCCCTCCCGGAGCCCCGGGAGGGAGTCACCGTGCGTCTCGTCGCCCGCGACGGCGGCGGCCGGTTGCCGGACGAGCAGGACCTGCGCGACGTGCACATGGTGTTGGAGGCCTCGTTCGCCGACCACTTCAACTCCTACCGGGAGACCTTCGAGGAGTTCCTGCACCGGCTGCGCGCCGACCCGGGGCACCGGTGGGACCACTGGTGGCTCGCCGAGGTCGACGGTCAGCCGGCGGGGGCCCTCGTGGCGGTCGCGGTGACCGGCCGCACCACCCGGGACGGCCAGGAGCAGCCGGACGGGTCCTACGTCGAGTACATCGGGGTGCACTCGCGGGCCCGGGGCCGGGGCGTGGCCAAGTCGCTGCTCTACGCGGTGATCGCGGACGCCGCGGAGCGGGGCCGCAACCGGGTCGGGCTCGAGGTCGACGCGGACTCCCCCACCGGCGCGGACGGGCTCTACCGCTCCCTCGGCTGGGAGACCGTCTACACCACCCAGTCATGGCACCGGGATCTCGCCCTCCCGGCCGGATAGTCTGCCCCTGTGTACTTCACCGACCGGGGCATCGAGGAGCTCGCCTCACGACGGGGCGAGGAGGAGGTCAGCCTGGACTGGCTGGCCGCCCAGTTGCGCACCTTCGTG contains:
- a CDS encoding carboxyl transferase domain-containing protein, producing MNATLELITTTLDPGTFVRWDGAPIQVDADEAYAGSLARAAERSGLDESVVSGEGLLQGRRVAIMACDFSFLAGSIGVAAAERLVSAVERATAEGLPLLAATASGGTRMQEGTTAFLQMVKISAALNDHKAAGLPYLVYLRHPTTGGVLASWGGLGHVTVAQPGALVGFLGPKVYEALHGEPFPDGVQTSENLFAHGLIDGVVPPEGLRDLAAAALTVLLAPRRGFPVPEVPPRDDLPDIPAWESIQLSRRPERPSVRRLLRMAAENVVPLSGTGDGEVDPGVILCLATFGGAPCVLLGQDRRGQTDEQPMGPGALREARRGMRLAAELDLPLVTVIDTPGAALSQDAEERGMAMEIARCLADLSSLPAPTISVLLGQGTGGGALALIPADRVIAAQHGWLSPLPPEGASVILHGNTSHAPELAAAQQVRSLDLLRQGVVDHVVPELPDAAEEPEQFCLRMGAVLRATLFEVLAQDPEQRFADRRTRYRRLGLPTGR
- a CDS encoding CaiB/BaiF CoA transferase family protein; this translates as MNQTSTGPLAGTLVVDLTRALAGPHAAMMLADLGARVIKVEVPGKGDDTRGWGPPFMPTDEGDVATYYLSCNRNKESIALDLKGEDDRAVLTELITRADVLLENFRPGVLDRLGFSTARLAELNPGLVVLSVSGFGHDGPEGGRAGYDQIAQGEAGLMSLTGSGPDDPQRVGVPIGDVLAGMYGAYGVVSALLERARTGKGQVVRTSLLASVVGVHAFQGTRWTVAGEVPAAQGNHHPSIAPYGLFRCRDGAVQVAVANQSLWEKFCAAFDLDPAMDGLATNPDRVANRPRLIEVIEDAFADLDGADLLDRLAQAGVPAGRVRTLQEVYEWDQTRSQGLLIDVEHPLLGTISLPGPPLRTFRVEDGAEVETTKRDHSAPPALDADGESIRQWLAES
- a CDS encoding FadR/GntR family transcriptional regulator translates to MASPTEEPDSALSRMPRQRLYEQIVQQLLRHVETRGLAPGDRLPPERDLAATLGVSRASISQALVALEVLGVVSVRHGDGAMLLDRRSEHQVLTALRSHQARLPEVIDARAAMEGTLARLAAVRRTDADLAAIDAALDKMEADIDAGARGVDGDKAFHAAITAAGHSPLLARLMAEISELIRETRLESLAQPGRPRESLAAHRRITEAIRAGDADGARVAMEDHIALVSDVALNREHDPGPHPEED
- a CDS encoding maleylpyruvate isomerase family mycothiol-dependent enzyme; its protein translation is MAGSHLDANLELLAGETRALVDTVAALRPEDLAAPTLCPGWSRAHVITHVARNADALDNLLHWARTGERRDAYGSEEQRAAAIEEGAGRGPSELLADLTDSAQRFATHAVDLRGPAGQAEVLTRTGTPVRGDQVPTMRLLEVVVHHVDLLAGYTFADSDPGFVQRTLRRAARTAGAGGLDLRLRTPDGQELPVGAGTGPVVTGSPADLLLWLVRGRAERLTHDIPLPDPPPFA
- a CDS encoding GNAT family N-acetyltransferase is translated as MSLAERADHLTPPLPDWSAYEPTDADIDDLVALLRRHEKEARGWPGADSEMVEAEVAGRGADTRNHLMVRDPEGVARGWVSCHDRARGRVLVGVTVDPNLPDDLADPVAAWCFERAEELATVIGVDRGLERTQMDSGAFADDDRQPRWLTAAGFRHVRDWWQMTRPVAPEEATSLPEPREGVTVRLVARDGGGRLPDEQDLRDVHMVLEASFADHFNSYRETFEEFLHRLRADPGHRWDHWWLAEVDGQPAGALVAVAVTGRTTRDGQEQPDGSYVEYIGVHSRARGRGVAKSLLYAVIADAAERGRNRVGLEVDADSPTGADGLYRSLGWETVYTTQSWHRDLALPAG
- a CDS encoding DUF6104 family protein, with amino-acid sequence MYFTDRGIEELASRRGEEEVSLDWLAAQLRTFVDLHPEFETPVDRLATWLARLDDDLDDDLDE